AGAGCACTAACGTTGCTGCTGGGTGTAGCAGGACGTGAATTTCCCGTCAAAGATCCATTGCCAAATGCGCTGAGAGCCCGAACAGCCGCAGAGCCAACGGAAGTTGATCTTGTGGCTGTTTGTCTGATATCCTGCaagcgaaatttaaatttaaatcccgataaatatttatttggagtaagtataaaattagttaaagtACCTTGACAGGTGTTGTCTCAGGCGTTGCTTCAATGGCAGCTTCCGGTGGTGAAGAATTACTTCTATTGGTGCTGTTGTTAGGCGTCGAAGGAGCTGATCGTGGTTcgtaatttattgtttgtatAGATTTTGGACTGTGAGGTGGAATCTTCATACTCGGTGACCATAAAGTATCTTCATCTAAATCATTATTCATTCCCGTGCCCAGCGGGTCATCGACAATATTTATCGGGGTCAAAGGGCACTGTTGATCTGGTAACGGAGTAGCGCGTAAATTATTTGTCGCAAACATTTCTTCTCTATTTCTATCGAAAGCAAAATGTCCGCACTCAGCAACAACATCATGATGCTCCATTTGCTTCCAACGAGCTGCGTTGGTCTCAGTATCACGCGACGCGGTTATCAACAGCGGATGCATCCTCACCGAGTCTAACATTGGTTTTATCGTGTGTTTAAATGTCGCGAGGTAATCTTGATCACGCTGAGCATGCTGATGCCGCAAGTATGATATCAAACTACACGGGTACATGGCATACAggcgatgaaaaaaattgtagagaCCCAGGTGGAGATGGAGCAGATAGAAAGAATCTTTGTCAGCAGAGTTTGCTGGTAAATTGTTTAAGGAATTTGATTGATTGTGATAGTACGAAGCAAGGCGATTGAATACCTCGAAGATGTCATTGAGATATGGCCCCAAAGCTGCTGGTAACATTGGCAACAGGGTCACGAGCAATAACAATGCACTTACTATTGACAGCGCATCGACTTcgtatttcaataattttaacagcTCGCGAAATAATGAATGACTTGTCAATTTGTACAGCCATGTTGGCTGTCTTCGTGCTATGTGTCCAAGCACAATTAATGCTTGCACTCGTTGATTATGACTTGTTGGCTTTGCTAATGTCTCTGCTAAACGATCTAGCAGATGTTTGTCATGCGGATCACGTACTCCAGCAAGGACTTCTATTGCTCGCAATGAGTttgtggtaaaaaaataatcaaccaATCCATTTACAAGGCAATTGTCTTTGGCTGgggaatatttattataaattaataattaaaaaacaataataataataaataattaacacttGAGTACTTACTTGACAAAAAATGATCGTggaagatttttttaactttttcaacatcacttaatttattagactccaacaatttaaacaatttaccAACTTCACTGCTGCTACCCATACCGATcacttcaaaattaatttgcgTCTTGTTTTAACGTTgtcttgtattattttattttttttttttaaagatcttTGGCTCATAGGaagaatgaataattatttggtGATTGATTGCTAACTTGTCTGGTAGCCATTTGTTAATTATCACTTAACTTTGGCTacctaaaagtttaaattttatgatctataataataaataaattgattgattaattgaactgtcaattaaataaaataataaaataaatgttaaatgtCATACGAAAAATACAATATTGAAGTAAATGTTAAATGTcattaataaatctataaatatatgacgtcttgataattaaaagttaaagattgtcaattaaaaataatagtagctatataataaataaattgtcggcTACATAATACTGCGGTATGTTATCATTAACAGACAAGACCCTTTacttggtaaaaaaaaatataattcgttaaataatatttagtaacgagttatttacttattattttaatgacattGTTAATTGGTGGTGATTTTAAAAGTGATAGTGGattgttgtaattattgttaagaCTTACCTGAAGATCCTCGAGTGTTTCAGCAAAAGACCTCCTCATCGAGGTACTTGTTAGTTGCTGAATGATGGCTGGGGCTGATCACTGATGGTTGCTAACTCCTGCTTTCCTAACTCCTAGCGCTACTGCACGAACTAACAAGTATTTTTAtcacaacatatatatattatttatttattttctttctctttttaatcatcaattttctACCTGTGCTATTAATGAtaatgtagaaatttttaatcaatgacatatatatatatatatatatagtatatgtTTGTTTATGTTtacatgagtgtgaatgcagctgacagttgtcaattttcaaatttttaaacaaataaataaaatgtaagtagaattaaaattcaaaaatatttaaatatttgaaaaatcagttcgcgcgattttttaaattttattatttttaaatttgttatttatttgaaatttatgagtTCTCATATCTGctgcattcacactcatgttTGCGTTTCAGTTGAAAAGAGCCggataattgataaataattaaaaaaattattgttactgtAAAATGCCGCCAAAAGCAGCTAAAGtatgtattaatttaattaataattaaaatagtgttgattattattcatatatttatttttgtttattttataggAGACTGTGGTGTTTGTAACCAATGTTGGTGTCTGTGTTGATGGTAAAGTTGACAaagaatttatagaaaatgctAAAATTGCAATGCAGCGTGTCATTGAAAAAAAGGtttgtatttaaatgtttaaataattttttatttaattacaagttGGGATTTTAATTACCCAAGTAGCACACGACTTTGTAACATAAGAGGCACTGAAAAAATATCCGGTTAAAAGACTTGACATAAGTGATGACAAAAATGAATCATCTACaggatatttttaattgacatgACTTTCTTAAGACGGAAAAAAGAAGAGAAATTTCCTTTGACCAGGATCAACATCTCTgtgtcttatatatataaaaatatttggatttgagacaaaaaaaaatttgttttgacattttaaaagACAAGTTGAAGTTGtctctgtgctacttgggtaTTGTCAACAAGATATATCTAGAATAtcatttatgtataattattgttatatataataatattttgtaaattatttgttctattgttatagatttttataagaCCTAAAGATGAAGTTGGAGTAATACTGATGGGTGTTGAAGATGGTACCAATCCTTTGGAATTGTGTCACATTGATAATTATGTTGATATTCAAATACCATCATTTGATGTAATTACAAAGGTACGTGATATTGAGCCAACGgaaatggtttttaaaaattggattTCTGGATTACAAGCTGCTCTTGATTTAATATCACGTCAAGTTGAGTAAGTGTTAAttgaattcaattattaatttattaataataataatatttttttttacagaaatttatGCCGTATTACAATCATTTTACTAACTGATTGTTATCCAACGAATCCATTTCGTGAATCTACTAAAGatgatttgattaaaaatattactgataaagaaattaatttcttgtGGATGTTAGTATtgaatctatatatatttatgaattagaattaattaataaaatgaaaacttattttttttagaggaagcaaagatttaaatgaagaaaatgaagaaaaattaaatcacagtGAGCGTATGCTGATGGATTTGACTAAAAaagtacaattaattaaatatttatttagtaacaaGTACTAATTGTTAAtcaattacttatatttatatattatttaaaggtTGAAGGAGAATATATGTCTTTTTCCTTTGTATTACCAAAGCTAGAATTTTATGGCGCACATAAAACATCACCGGCTGCTTGGAAATCTAATTTAGAGATtggagatttaaaaattcctgtTGCGGTATATCTTATAGTACGTtgagtgcatatttttatttttaatactgatatgtatgaatatatgactaatgtatattatatgatgatgttattttataatagattagtGAAGTTAATTCTCTAGGCAAGTGGAACGATGTCTCCGCTTCGGGTGATCCTAATCATGGAGAAGAATTGCAGCCAGTGTCGAAAAAACGCGCGTTAGCTGACCGCTATCGAGAAGAATACAAAAATGAAGACACTGTAGAAGGTTACATGTAcggaagaaaatttattccgtTTACTGAAGAAGATTCAGCTGTTTTGAAGTTTCCGTCTGAAGAAAAGTCTTTCAAACTTTATGGTTTCACTCCGGAAAAATTTGTTAAGCTTGACCATAGACATGGAAAGAGAACTAATATCGTTCTACCTGTTcaagtaattgaaattaataaattattggttattaattacaagtaatgaatataaataataataatagcaataatattttattaatttagggAGTAgaagaagattttttttgtttggtaAAAGCAATGGCTGATTTAAAACGCGTTGCCCTTGTTCGCAAagttcataataaaaattctagtcCTTCAATGCATGTTTTGTATCCGCAAATTGGTAACGGTGATAAACCATGggtatgtttttttattttttcaatccattatattttaaatttacttcagTGCGACAGTTTTTTAATACCAAAGTTAAATttgttgttaaataattgatgcataatttaaaatttgaatttattgcaGTGTCTTTTAATGCATGAAATAATTTACGCAGAAGAACGTATAATAATAACGCCACGTTCTTATGAAAATGTACTTAAGAATGTTACAAAAGAGCAATGGGACTCTGTAGACAAACTTATCGATTTAATGATGCTCGGTAAATCCACGTGagtaattacatatttattattattttttttaataattgttagtatcacataaaattaaaatatacaaacttttcttactattataataaaaaataccggAGCAGAAAGTAGTATTTAATGCACCTGAGCAGTTGTTGCCCTGAAATTTCAtttgtagatattttttcttacgATTATATAGCCGAAATCGGCATTTTTGCCCATTTTCGAGGCCAATTGCTCTCCGGCTGAGATTTTACGGCTTCCTTTTCTTGTTGTCATCATTTTTCTTGTGCAGCGGATCGCCCTGAACGCGCCTGAGCAGTTGTCACCCTATAACTTCAtaatttgatagtttttttctaagattatGTGGCTGGAATCGTCATTTTGATTGACATGCTTgattattatacaaaaaaaattttctatttatcgCTTTTATTAGAAGACATAAATTGATATGAATCAAATCTGAATACcatttagatataaatatattgagaatattgaaataattaaaaatgtgttTCAAAAGAGACAGTTTGAATTTATCACAATATGATGTATTAACACCTGCAACAAATCCTGCTGAACTTATGAATTTATTACTTCGTGACACTGTTCAAATCGAAAATCAAAGTAATCAAAATGAACCAAACAAAATAAGTAAAGAAATATCTGCTCGTGAACTGATAATTACAGTATCGTTCGTAGTAATTTGGACTCTAGTACttcttgttttattattagtcaACTCTTATAATACtattatatttgtttgtttctTAATCTCATCTCTGATATCCATAGTaggattaattatattgaaaaattatcatttcaaaaaaattactctaataTGATGACCATTGATCATGTATTGatactaatattaatattttacttttgtattaattaaaattttattgaaaattattattttcatttttattcaaattataaataatattgattaaattaaattaaattttgttgcaCAAATTTTGTTGCCCTGAAATTTCAtttgtagatattttttcttacgATTATATAGCC
This genomic window from Microplitis demolitor isolate Queensland-Clemson2020A chromosome 6, iyMicDemo2.1a, whole genome shotgun sequence contains:
- the LOC103577329 gene encoding X-ray repair cross-complementing protein 5; translated protein: MPPKAAKETVVFVTNVGVCVDGKVDKEFIENAKIAMQRVIEKKIFIRPKDEVGVILMGVEDGTNPLELCHIDNYVDIQIPSFDVITKVRDIEPTEMVFKNWISGLQAALDLISRQVENLCRITIILLTDCYPTNPFRESTKDDLIKNITDKEINFLWIGSKDLNEENEEKLNHSERMLMDLTKKVEGEYMSFSFVLPKLEFYGAHKTSPAAWKSNLEIGDLKIPVAVYLIISEVNSLGKWNDVSASGDPNHGEELQPVSKKRALADRYREEYKNEDTVEGYMYGRKFIPFTEEDSAVLKFPSEEKSFKLYGFTPEKFVKLDHRHGKRTNIVLPVQGVEEDFFCLVKAMADLKRVALVRKVHNKNSSPSMHVLYPQIGNGDKPWCLLMHEIIYAEERIIITPRSYENVLKNVTKEQWDSVDKLIDLMMLGKSTIPEDKNKTYEPGEVESPDLQYMWNVLSLRALNPDAPLPEPSLSVLKPILPPEWNDPSKIADCITDIASSFDLNQEPERLADEPVDIITATQKTQPPTFKPTAEPGDFLPRPMDVDLDALFTD